In one Neobacillus sp. WH10 genomic region, the following are encoded:
- a CDS encoding EamA family transporter — protein sequence MNSQGVVLPYPRAKGIILVLIAATFWGVSGTVAQYLFHQQGYSTNWLVVTRLIFSGIGLLLFSQFVTKQNIWSVWKNKQDVVRLIIFGTIGMFGVQYTYFAAIEHGNAATATVLQYLAPVIIVCYLCLRAKSLPAKQEVIAIVLALFGTFLLVTKGSIHSLSISGPAFFWGILSAFALAFYTLYPGSLLSKWGSLMTVGWGMTIGGFGFSFIHPPWKFQGHWNLTSFLAVVFVVVFGTLIAFFCFMESLKFIHASEASLLACVEPLSAAFLAVVWLNVSFTPAEWIGSFSIIATIFILSTAKR from the coding sequence ATGAATTCGCAAGGTGTGGTTTTGCCCTACCCAAGGGCTAAAGGAATTATTTTAGTTCTAATAGCAGCAACTTTTTGGGGAGTCTCCGGGACCGTTGCCCAATACCTGTTTCATCAGCAAGGATATAGCACAAACTGGCTTGTAGTGACCCGGCTAATTTTTTCAGGGATTGGTTTATTGCTGTTTTCTCAATTTGTCACTAAACAAAATATTTGGAGTGTTTGGAAAAATAAACAAGATGTCGTCCGCCTCATCATATTTGGAACCATTGGCATGTTCGGCGTTCAATATACTTATTTTGCTGCTATTGAACATGGAAATGCTGCCACCGCAACAGTTCTACAATATTTGGCGCCTGTCATCATCGTTTGCTACCTATGCCTTCGGGCAAAATCATTACCTGCCAAACAAGAAGTAATCGCAATTGTCCTAGCCCTTTTTGGAACCTTTCTTCTTGTAACGAAAGGAAGTATCCATTCACTTTCCATATCAGGTCCGGCATTTTTCTGGGGAATTCTTTCCGCATTTGCCCTCGCTTTTTATACGCTCTATCCAGGCAGTTTGCTGTCAAAATGGGGATCACTAATGACAGTGGGATGGGGTATGACAATTGGCGGGTTCGGCTTTAGTTTCATCCATCCTCCTTGGAAATTTCAAGGTCATTGGAACCTGACATCCTTTTTGGCCGTTGTTTTTGTTGTCGTGTTTGGCACATTAATTGCCTTCTTTTGCTTTATGGAGAGCTTGAAATTCATCCACGCATCCGAGGCAAGTCTGCTCGCCTGCGTTGAACCATTATCTGCTGCTTTTTTGGCTGTTGTATGGCTTAATGTCTCCTTTACACCTGCCGAGTGGATTGGTTCTTTTTCAATTATTGCTACCATTTTTATTTTATCGACTGCAAAAAGATAA
- a CDS encoding YebC/PmpR family DNA-binding transcriptional regulator produces the protein MGRKWNNIKEKKASKDANTSRIYAKFGVEIYVAARQGEPNPESNQALKFVLERAKTYNVPRHIIDRAIEKAKGGSEESYTELRYEGFGPNGSMVIVDALTNNVNRTASDVRAAFGKNGGNMGVSGSVAYMFDATAVIGVEGKSADEVLELLMEADVDVRDIIEEEDSVIVYAEPDQFHSVQEAFKQAGITEFTFAELTMLPQIEITLPEDGLAKFEKMIDVLEDLEDVQQVYHNVDLGE, from the coding sequence ATGGGACGTAAATGGAACAATATTAAAGAAAAGAAAGCTTCAAAGGACGCAAATACGAGTCGTATTTATGCAAAATTTGGAGTTGAAATTTATGTAGCCGCAAGGCAGGGTGAACCAAACCCAGAATCAAATCAGGCATTAAAATTTGTTCTTGAGCGTGCAAAGACATACAATGTCCCAAGACATATTATTGATCGTGCGATTGAAAAAGCAAAAGGCGGTTCAGAAGAAAGCTATACCGAGTTACGTTATGAAGGCTTTGGACCTAATGGCTCAATGGTCATCGTCGATGCGCTGACAAATAACGTGAACCGTACCGCATCAGATGTCCGTGCTGCATTTGGTAAAAACGGCGGGAATATGGGAGTTAGTGGTTCTGTTGCGTACATGTTTGACGCCACAGCGGTCATCGGTGTGGAAGGAAAATCAGCTGATGAAGTGCTTGAACTTCTAATGGAAGCTGATGTCGATGTCCGTGACATCATTGAAGAAGAGGATTCTGTGATCGTCTATGCCGAACCAGACCAGTTCCATTCTGTACAGGAAGCATTCAAGCAGGCGGGGATCACTGAATTTACCTTTGCCGAATTAACGATGCTGCCACAAATTGAAATCACGCTTCCAGAAGATGGACTTGCAAAATTTGAAAAAATGATTGATGTATTAGAAGATTTAGAAGATGTGCAGCAAGTGTACCACAATGTGGATTTAGGTGAATAA
- the ilvA gene encoding threonine ammonia-lyase IlvA has product MSQQIDKKVFNVEDIIIASHTIKDEISPTPLQYNHLLSERYDCHVYLKREDLQSVRSFKIRGAYNRIKKLNKDELQNGIICASAGNHAQGVAYSCHLLNINGKIFMPSTTPKQKVNQVKFWGKDSVEIVLTGDTFDDAYEKAMECSQAENRTFIHPFDDFDVIAGQGTVAVELLNDCPEKIDYLFAAIGGGGLIAGVGTYLRHFSPTTKLIGVEPQGAPGMKESILKGEVTSLKDIDPFVDGAAVKTVGSKTFTICKEIVDDIIVVPEGKVCTTLLSLYNENAIVVEPTGALSISALDTYTDKIKGKTVVCIISGGNNDIGRMQEIKERSKLYEGLQHYFIVQFPQRPGALREFLFDVLGPNDDISYFEYTKKNNRETGPALVGIELKDKEDYLPLIERIKAKGFLHREVNKDSTLFQMLV; this is encoded by the coding sequence ATGAGTCAACAAATTGATAAAAAAGTGTTTAATGTGGAGGATATTATTATTGCCAGCCATACCATAAAGGATGAGATTTCACCGACACCTCTGCAATACAATCACTTATTGTCGGAACGATACGACTGTCATGTTTACTTAAAACGGGAGGATTTGCAAAGCGTCCGTTCATTTAAGATCCGCGGGGCTTATAACCGGATCAAAAAGTTGAATAAGGATGAGCTTCAGAATGGCATTATCTGTGCGAGCGCCGGCAATCATGCTCAAGGGGTGGCCTATTCCTGTCACCTTTTAAACATTAATGGCAAGATCTTTATGCCGAGTACAACCCCCAAACAAAAAGTGAATCAAGTTAAATTTTGGGGTAAGGATAGCGTAGAGATTGTATTAACTGGTGACACATTTGATGATGCCTATGAAAAGGCAATGGAATGTAGCCAGGCTGAAAATCGTACATTTATCCACCCGTTTGATGATTTCGATGTAATTGCCGGCCAAGGGACCGTTGCAGTTGAATTGCTAAATGATTGTCCTGAAAAAATTGATTATCTATTTGCCGCAATTGGCGGCGGCGGCCTCATCGCTGGGGTTGGAACATATTTAAGACATTTTTCACCAACCACGAAATTAATCGGTGTGGAGCCTCAAGGGGCACCTGGGATGAAGGAATCGATTTTAAAAGGGGAAGTGACCTCACTTAAGGATATTGATCCATTCGTTGATGGTGCTGCCGTAAAAACGGTAGGCTCAAAAACGTTTACCATTTGCAAAGAAATTGTTGACGATATTATTGTCGTTCCAGAGGGTAAGGTTTGTACCACACTTTTATCCTTGTATAACGAAAATGCCATTGTTGTGGAACCGACAGGAGCCCTTTCCATTTCTGCATTAGATACATATACAGACAAAATTAAAGGAAAAACAGTTGTCTGTATCATCAGCGGCGGCAACAATGATATCGGACGGATGCAGGAAATTAAAGAGCGCTCCAAGCTTTATGAGGGTCTGCAGCATTATTTTATTGTTCAGTTCCCGCAGCGTCCGGGGGCATTACGTGAATTTCTCTTTGATGTTCTTGGACCAAATGATGATATTAGCTATTTTGAATATACGAAAAAGAATAATCGAGAGACTGGACCGGCATTGGTTGGTATCGAATTGAAGGATAAGGAGGATTACCTTCCATTAATCGAACGGATTAAGGCTAAAGGATTTTTACACCGTGAAGTAAATAAAGATAGCACACTGTTTCAGATGCTTGTATAG
- a CDS encoding gamma carbonic anhydrase family protein → MKIPYNGKFPSIHDSVFIAPGAYLIGDVQIGMDSTVWFNAVLRADDGPIIIGERCSIQDNSTIHLYEGFPVIIEDDVTIGHNVILHGCKVGRCSIIGMGSTLLDNVEVGEECIIGANTLLAGGIKIPPRSLVLGSPGKIVRELSEKDLQMLQMSSEHYVQKGKDFKEILK, encoded by the coding sequence ATGAAGATTCCTTATAATGGGAAATTCCCTTCGATTCATGATTCTGTTTTTATCGCGCCGGGTGCATATTTAATTGGTGATGTCCAAATTGGTATGGATTCAACGGTTTGGTTTAATGCGGTGTTACGTGCTGACGACGGCCCGATTATCATTGGTGAAAGATGCAGTATCCAAGATAATTCCACTATTCATTTATATGAAGGATTTCCTGTCATCATTGAGGACGATGTGACGATTGGACATAATGTTATTTTGCATGGCTGTAAGGTCGGCAGATGTTCTATTATTGGTATGGGATCAACGCTTTTAGATAACGTGGAAGTTGGCGAGGAATGTATTATTGGTGCCAATACGCTGCTGGCAGGAGGAATTAAGATACCGCCCCGCTCCCTCGTGTTAGGTTCACCAGGGAAAATCGTCCGCGAGCTATCTGAAAAGGATTTACAGATGCTCCAAATGTCAAGCGAGCACTACGTTCAAAAAGGAAAGGACTTTAAAGAAATACTAAAATAA
- a CDS encoding GNAT family N-acetyltransferase, with amino-acid sequence MDLKITRTKMNEAEALLNIQKEAFQSDLKKYKDYDTSPAAESLDFFKYKINHSFHYTIFLNGKIAGGICIVKITDKHYRLVRIFLSPDLQNRGLGSKILTKMENKFPQAKVWSLDTPKDNERTRHFYEKFGYKKTKENKINNRLTLIEYEKKI; translated from the coding sequence ATGGATTTAAAAATCACAAGGACGAAAATGAACGAAGCGGAAGCACTGTTAAACATCCAGAAAGAGGCCTTTCAATCCGACTTAAAAAAGTATAAGGATTATGACACGAGTCCTGCAGCAGAATCACTAGATTTTTTTAAGTATAAAATAAATCATTCTTTTCATTACACCATTTTTCTTAATGGAAAAATTGCTGGCGGTATCTGTATCGTGAAAATAACGGATAAACATTATCGCTTGGTTCGAATCTTTCTAAGCCCCGACCTTCAAAATCGAGGATTAGGCAGCAAAATCCTTACTAAAATGGAAAACAAATTCCCACAAGCAAAGGTATGGAGTTTAGACACTCCTAAGGATAATGAGCGAACTCGCCATTTTTACGAAAAATTTGGCTATAAAAAAACGAAAGAAAATAAAATTAATAATCGATTAACATTAATAGAATACGAAAAAAAGATATAA
- a CDS encoding cupin domain-containing protein yields the protein MIKNKIHSLISNLGLVPHPEGGYYKNTYQSKEQISNTELSVDFEGERKLYTSIYFLLTSDDVSHFHRLKSDELWYFHAGSPLTIHVIHENGEYEEIKLGMNIENGEVPQALVPKNSIFGSSVNDNDTFSLVGCMVSPGFEFKDFELFTQDELLLKYPQHEEIILKLAYKNIPN from the coding sequence ATGATCAAAAACAAAATACATTCATTAATATCAAACCTTGGACTTGTTCCTCATCCGGAAGGCGGATATTACAAAAATACATATCAGTCTAAGGAGCAAATTTCTAACACAGAATTAAGTGTAGATTTTGAAGGAGAACGTAAGCTTTATACTAGTATTTACTTTCTATTAACTTCAGATGATGTTTCCCACTTTCATCGATTGAAATCGGATGAACTATGGTATTTCCACGCGGGAAGCCCATTAACCATTCATGTTATTCATGAAAATGGAGAGTATGAGGAAATCAAATTAGGGATGAATATAGAAAATGGTGAGGTTCCGCAAGCACTAGTTCCGAAGAATTCCATTTTTGGTTCCTCAGTAAATGATAATGACACCTTTTCATTGGTGGGCTGCATGGTATCTCCGGGCTTTGAATTCAAAGACTTTGAATTGTTTACACAGGACGAGCTTTTACTCAAATATCCACAACACGAGGAAATCATATTGAAATTAGCGTACAAAAATATCCCAAATTGA